In Anomalospiza imberbis isolate Cuckoo-Finch-1a 21T00152 chromosome 19, ASM3175350v1, whole genome shotgun sequence, a genomic segment contains:
- the BPTF gene encoding nucleosome-remodeling factor subunit BPTF isoform X5 codes for MRGRRGRPPKQQQPAAAAAPASAPAPAGPIGGLRSRQRGSSRGRWAAAAQAETAGPKQKGAGAAQASSPAAAAASPRGGGKRKAGGGGSSTPGGGGSGGKGRGRAGAAGAGGGGGAGGSCNSQGRAASSRRSISKVVYDDHESEEEEESMVSEEEEEGDPEDNQDSEEEEEEEIMEEEDDDDSDYPEEMEDEDDASYCTESSFRSHSTYSSTPGRRRQRAHRPRSPILEEKDIPPLEFPKSSEDLMVPSEHIMNVIAIYEVLRNFGTVLRLSPFRFEDFCAALVSQEQCTLMAEMHIVLLKAVLREEDTSNTTFGPADLKDSVNSTLYFIDGMTWPEVLRVYCESDKEYHHVLPYQETEDYPYGPVENKIKVLQFLVDQFLTTNIAREELMSEGVIQYDDHCRVCHKLGDLLCCETCSAVYHLECVKPPLEEVPEDEWQCEVCVAHKVPGVTDCVAEIQKNKPYIRHEPIGYDRHRRKYWFLNRRIIIEEDSESEKDKKIWYYSTKIQLAELIECLDKDYWEADLCKTLDEMREEVHRHMDVTEDLTNKARGSNKSFLSAANDEILDVIRARKGEIVEDKNTGDEEAEKAKSDVDNDQTDAERDKEESGDQNKIEETHSEQDVEKERTEEATVLGDKSNSVTSSTDDSTTNPSAGENSCSEGKDAVGCQSETLDSNNVAEKKVASELPLELSEETGQMIPSSGSAAPPQADVESSSGSELGSGQNDSIKTLDDAENAERGSQASEDIGEKSNGDRSDSPGAGKGTPGSTRMLTRLRNPDSKLSQMKSQQVAAAANEANKLYKETREVLVVNSQGEVSRVNTKKDVVIKGNINNYFKLGQEGKYRVYHNQYATNSFALNKHQHREDHDKRRHLSHKFCLTPAGEFKWNGSVHGSKVLTISTLRLTIIQLENNIPASFLHPNWASHRSNWIKAVQMCSKPREFALALAILECAIKPVVMLPIWRESLGHTRLRRMTAIEREEKEKVKKKERKQEEEETMQQATWVKYTFPVKHQVWKQKGEEYRVTGYGGWSWISKTHVHRFMPKLPGNTNANYRKLLSTKSEDEKCSLDKRKGTTKVKPEKDRAKDSRDLQAKDKDVSETLEKVQVKEEKLHEDKLEVDTISENLEHAKDTVEKDIDGENDKVIKEEPMDVDDVKIESSIKDEESHCKRDIINVSEGFHLRTCYKRKVKSSKLDGLLERRIKQFTLEEKQRLEKIKLEAGAKTGGIRSVSPQKNTDELQTRNGKGGNQFDSSSQDQSYTSGKTQAEDAEQDCLPISSISCTKTGDEDEPSLPLSNRLSKKGQLLDEDSPQSSEGDSSVQNDGRENNPEPSTADKCQGQEALGQSESSLVDGLKQTSAEGRIKWDVSEINEKPLKQKLPTTRVSQRELENLGPVVPESSCRRDAVGTLDKPDSEGNSEQSKDPENNCMIKSHMETMSSQESEMEEEIAPVKTESKSEKMIFHQKSANKDLESFKTGLISERNLESQTLEHMDGEDDNEDLLSSKLTEANGQNKGQELKGETGTMNKYLDQTNVNTITDKKNNKDEETETEKEKSSFQINGKDNDIKALSNDDCLVKNTCEAKAGGDIEPKVNNINKSIPEHEIKPLTFKESSVKPFMNGDIMGEDSKDKKTVDSKSHLQSSPESESGESLQPPDEVPKCVQKTEENQLSPERSASVSSPSLPTKPVCKENNLNSETESMETEAIEEKKVAPSPVTSCGESSLSSHFADQNGVQTYKMENINGESKMKTVITEVTTTTSTVSTESKTVFKVAETGAASDEKTTVVSSTENCAISTVTTTTTVTKLTTPASEGNSDVISVQEHSKTVVTTTVTDSLTTPEGTLVTSMTVSKEYSTKDKVKLMKFTRPKKTRSGTALPSYRKFVTKSSKKSIFVLPNDDLKKLARRGGIREVPYFNYNAKPALDIWPYPSPRPTFGITWRYRLQTVKSLAGVSLMLRLLWACLKWDDMAAKAPPGGGTTRTETTETEITTTEIIKRRDVGPYGIRSEYCIRKIICPIGVPEAPKETPTPQRKGLRSSALRPKRPETPKQTGPVIMETWVAEEELELWEIRAFAERVEKEKAQAVEQQAKKRLEQQKQIPAGGVVPAATTGSSTATTVSTPQKVVVGPLTGPVPTGTKVVLTTKVGSPATVTFQQNKNFHQTFATWVKQGQSSTGVVQVQQKVLGIIPSTTGASQTFTSFQPRTATVTIRPNTTGTLGTTSTSQVVQGTPLRPGMTVIRTPLQQSTLGKTIIRTPVVVQQGQTQQVVTQIIRGQPVSTAVSSTSTASSSTGQKTITSSGTAPQQAQPQTPAPPPRPQQGQVKLTMAQLTQLTQGQGGSQGLTVVIQGQGQTTGQLQLIPQGVTVIPGPGQQLMQAAMPNGTIQRFLFTPLPAAATTASTTTTTVSTSTSAAGEAKPALQAPPAPAVPVGQGQPPGQPGSTAQPAGAQPQGAQPQAPSQPEPPGDPAAPPEAQPSKSPAQSPAQAPGLSPAPGPMPPPPTGLPPGQAQAQHPAQVQTPTRQPSLMRPHAPRQIPARLQQSQPRVQTSGPTLASTQSLNQVPVQCPAHPQLQLQQPPTSVTAVPQLQQQVGVLSQLQPRVVAQIRAQQGSVPQVQLQLPLEVQHSSPAQAQQIASVLAVQAASAQEQLRRVQQLREQQQKKKQQQIGIKREHTLQASNQSDIIQKQVVMKQNAVIEHLKQKKTLTPAEREENQRMIVCNQVMKYILDKIDKEEKQAAKKRKREESVEQKRSKQNATKLSALLFKHKEQLKAEILKKRALLDKDLQIEVQEELKKDLTKIKKEKERAQAAAAAAAAAAAAAAAAAPPAPPPVPPAPPQLPAASVTSSSSTTVPVPVSSQKRKREEEKDSSASKSKKKKMISTTSKETKKDTKLYCICKTPYDESKFYIGCDLCTNWYHGECVGITEKEAKKMDVYICNECKRAQEGSSEELYCICRTPYDESQFYIGCDRCQNWYHGRCVGILQSEADLIDEYVCPQCQSTEDAMTVLSPLTDKDYEGLRRVLRSLQAHKMAWPFLEPVDPNDAPDYYGVIKEPMDLATMEERILKRYYKKVTEFVADMTKIFDNCRYYNPSDSPFYQCAEVLESFFVQKLKGFKASRSHNNKLQSTAS; via the exons GTAGGAGAAGACAGAGAGCACATCGTCCTCGTTCTCCAATATTGGAAGAAAAAGATATCCCACCCTTGGAGTTTCCTAAATCCTCAGAGGACTTAATGGTGCCTAGTGAGCATATAATGAATGTTATTGCCATCTATGAGGTACTAAGGAACTTTGGCACTGTTTTGCGCCTCTCTCCTTTTCGTTTTGAGgacttctgtgctgctctggtaAGTCAAGAGCAGTGCACACTTATGGCAGAGATGCATATAGTGCTGTTAAAAGCAGTTTTACGTGAAGAAGACACTTCAAATACTACCTTTGGACCTGCTGACCTCAAAGATAGCGTTAATTCCACTTTGTATTTCATAGATGGAATGACGTGGCCAGAGGTTCTGCGGGTATATTGTGAGAGTGACAAGGAATACCATCATGTTCTTCCTTACCAAGAGACAGAGGACTATCCTTATGGACCAGTAGAGAATAAAATCAAAGTTCTGCAGTTCTTAGTGGATCAGTTTCTTACCACAAACATTGCACGTGAGGAGTTAATGTCAGAAGGTGTTATTCAGTATGATGATCATTGTAGGGTTTGTCACAAACTTGGGGATTTGCTTTGCTGTGAGACTTGCTCGGCCGTGTACCACTTGGAGTGTGTGAAACCCCCCCTGGAGGAGGTGCCCGAAGACGAGTGGCAGTGCGAGGTCTGCGTGGCACATAAGGTGCCTGGAGTGACTGACTGTGTGGCTGAaatccaaaaaaacaaaccgTACATCCGACACGAACCTATTGGATACGACAGGCACAGGCGGAAATACTGGTTCCTGAACAGGAGAATCATCAT AGAGGAAGATTCAGAAAGTGAGAAGGATAAGAAGATCTGGTACTACAGCACAAAGATCCAGCTGGCAGAGTTAATTGAATGCCTGGACAAGGATTACTGGGAAGCTGACCTATGCAAAACCCTGGACGAGATGCGTGAAGAAGTTCATCGGCACATGGATGTGACCGAAGACCTTACAAACAAAGCAAGGGGCAGCAACAAGTCTTTCCTTTCTGCAGCAAATG ACGAAATTTTGGACGTTATCAGagcaagaaaaggagaaatagtGGAAGATaaaaacacaggagatgaggaagcagaaaaggccaAAAGTGATGTTGATAATGACCAGACAGATGCTGAGAGAGACAAGGAAGAATCTGGAGACCAGAATAAAATTGAGGAAACACACAGTGAGCAAGATGTGGAAAAAGAGAGAACAGAAG AGGCAACAGTCCTCGGGGATAAAAGTAACTCTGTGACCTCCAGCACTGATGACAGCACCACAAATCCTTCTGCAGGAGAGAATAGTTGCTCTGAAGGGAAGGACGCAGTGGGGTGTCAGTCAGAAACCCTTGATAGCAACAACGTGGCAGAGAAGAAGGTGGCATCAGAGCTCCCTCTGGAACTCTCAG AAGAAACTGGTCAGATGATCCCCAGCAGTGGTTCTGCTGCACCTCCACAGGCAGATGTTGagagcagcagtggcagtgagCTGGGCTCTGGCCAGAATGACTCCATTAAGACTCTTGATGATGCTGAAAATGCAGAGAGGGGATCCCAGGCTTCAGAGGATATAg GAGAGAAATCCAATGGTGACAGAAGTGATTCTCCAGGTGCAGGGAAGGGCACGCCAGGCTCAACACGGATGCTCACCAGATTGAGAAATCCAGATAGCAAACTGAGCCAGATGAAAAGCCAGCAGGTTGCTGCTGCAGCAAATGAAGCAAATAAGTTATATAAAGAAACCAGAGAG GTTCTGGTGGTCAACTCTCAAGGTGAAGTCTCCCGAGTGAACACCAAGAAGGACGTTGTGATTAAAGGAAATATCAACAACTATTTCAaactggggcaggaggggaagtACCGTGTTTATCACAACCAGTATGCCACCAATTCCTTTGCTTTGAACAAgcaccagcacagggaggacCACGACAAGAGGCGACACCTCTCACACAAATTCTGCCTGACTCCAGCTGGAGAGTTCAAGTGGAACGGGTCTGTGCATGGCTCCAAAGTTCTCACCATATCCACCCTGAGGCTGACCATTATTCAGCTAGAAAACAATATCCCAGCATCCTTCCTTCACCCTAATTGGGCTTCCCACAG GTCTAACTGGATTAAGGCTGTTCAGATGTGCAGCAAACCCAGAGAATTTGCACTAGCACTGGCTATATTGGAGTGTGCAATCAAACCAGTTGTCATGCTGCCCATCTGGCGGGAATCCTTGGGCCATACGAg ATTACGCAGAATGACAGCAatagaaagagaagaaaaggaaaaagtgaaaaaaaaagagagaaaacaagaagaagaagaaacaatGCAGCAGGCTACATGGGTGAAATACACGTTTCCTGTCAAACACCAG gttTGGAAGCAAAAAGGAGAGGAATATAGGGTAACAGGATATGGTGGCTGGAGCTGGATTAGTAAAACCCATGTCCATAGGTTTATGCCCAAACTGCCAGGAAATACTAATGCAAATTACAGAAAATTGCTGTCAA cAAAGAGTGAAGATGAAAAATGCAGCTTGGATAAACGAAAAGGTACAACTAAGGTAAAACCAGAGAAAGACAGAGCAAAGGATTCTCGAGATCTGCAAGCAAAAGACAAAGATGTTTCAGAAACCTTGGAGAAAGTCcaagtaaaagaagaaaagttgcATGAAGACAAATTAGAAGTTGATACAATTTCTGAAAACTTAGAGCATGCAAAAGACACAG TGGAAAAAGACATCGATGGTGAAAATGATAAAGTCATCAAAGAAGAACCTATGGATGTGGATGATGTGAAAATTGAATCCTCCATAAAAGATGAGGAAAGTCATTGTAAGCGGGATATAATCAATGTCAGTGAGGGATTTCATTTAAGGACTTGCTACAAAAGGAAAGTAAAATCATCAAAATTAGATGGACTCCTGGAGCGGCGAATAAAACAGTTTACACTGGAGGAAAAACAACGTCTAGAAAAGATTAAGCTGGAGGCTGGTGCTAAAACTGGGGGCATTCGATCTGTGAGCCCTCAGAAAAACACAGATGAGCTACAAACAAGGAATGGGAAAGGAGGAAACCAGTTTGACTCTTCTTCCCAAGATCAAAGCTACACTTCAGGCAAGACCCAAGCCGAAGATGCGGAGCAGGACTGTTTGCCCATCAGCAGCATCTCCTGTACCAAAACTGGGGATGAAGATGAACCTTCTTTACCTTTGTCAAACAGGCTCTCAAAAAAGGGGCAGCTGCTGGATGAAGACTCCCCTCAATCCTCTGAAGGAGATAGCTCTGTTCAGAATGATGGCAGAGAAAACAACCCTGAGCCTTCGACTGCTGATAAGTGTCAAGGACAAGAGGCTCTTGGACAGTCTGAGAGCTCTTTAGTGGATGGCTTGAAACAAACCAGTGCAGAAGGCAGAATCAAATGGGatgtttcagaaataaatgaaaaaccCTTGAAACAAAAGCTACCTACTACCAGAGTGTCTCAGCGAGAACTTGAAAACTTAGGGCCAGTGGTACCTGAAAGCAGCTGTAGAAGAGATGCTGTGGGCACTCTTGACAAACCAGACTCAGAAGGGAATTCTGAACAAAGCAAAGATCCAGAAAACAATTGTATGATAAAAAGCCATATGGAAACCATGTCCTCTCAAGAAAGTGAAATGGAGGAAGAAATTGCTCCTGTAAAGACTGAAAGTAAATCTGAAAAAATGATATTTCACCAAAAATCAGCTAATAAAGATCTAGAATCATTTAAGACAGGGTTGATTTCTGAAAGAAACCTTGAAAGTCAAACTCTGGAACACATGGATGGGGAAGATGATAACGAGGATTTACTGAGCTCTAAACTAACAGAGGCTAATGGTCAAAATAAAGGTCAGGAACTGAAAGGGGAGACAGGTACCATGAACAAATATCTTGATCAGACAAATGTAAATACTATTACTGacaaaaagaataataaagatgaagaaactgagacagaaaaagaaaaatcatcatTTCAAATTAATGGAAAAGACAATGACATTAAAGCATTATCAAATGATGACTGCTTAGTGAAAAATACCTGTGAAGCTAAGGCAGGGGGTGATATTGAACCAAAagttaataatattaataaatcCATTCCAGAACATGAAATAAAACCATTGACTTTTAAGGAATCTTCAGTAAAACCATTCATGAATGGTGACATCATGGGAGAGGACTCAAAGGATAAAAAGACCGTGGACTCAAAGTCACATCTGCAGAGTTCACCTGAGTCTGAGTCTGGAGAGAGTCTTCAGCCACCAGATGAAGTTCCCAAGTGTGTgcagaaaactgaagaaaatcaGCTTTCTCCTGAGAGATCTGCCAGTGTTAGCTCTCCTTCCCTGCCAACAAAGCCCGTCTGTAAAGAAAATAACCTGAACAGTGAAACAGAATCCATGGAAACTGAAGCAATTGAGGAAAAGAAAGTTGCTCCGTCGCCTGTAACCTCGTGTGGGGAATCCAGCTTGAGCAGTCACTTTGCCGACCAGAACGGTGTACAGAcatataaaatggaaaatattaatggagaaagtaaaatgaaaactgTTATTACTGAAGTGACTACCACAACCTCAACTGTATCCACAGAGTCCAAAACGGTGTTTAAGGTTGCAGAGACTGGAGCTGCCAGTGATGAGAAAACCACAGTTGTTTCCTCTACAGAAAACTGTGCCATCTCCACtgtcaccaccaccaccactgtCACCAAGCTCACCACTCCAGCCTCAGAGGGTAACTCTGATGTCATCTCTGTCCAGGAGCACAGTAAAACAGTGGTTACAACAACCGTCACCGATTCACTGACCACCCCAGAAGGCACATTGGTGACTTCCATGACTGTCAGCAAAGAATATTCCACAAAAGACAAAGTGAAGTTAATGAAATTCACAAGACCCAAAAAAACTCGTTCTGGAACTGCCTTGCCATCTTATAGGAAATTTGTTAccaaaagcagtaaaaaaagcatatttgttTTACCCAATGATGACTTAAAAAAGCTGGCCAGGAGAGGAGGGATCAGAGAGGTTCCTTATTTCAATTACAATGCAAAGCCTGCCTTGGATATCTGGCCATATCCATCCCCAAGACCAACTTTTGGGATCACATGGAG GTACCGACTCCAAACAGTCAAATCATTGGCTGGAGTGAGCCTGATGTTGAGGTTATTGTGGGCATGTCTCAAGTGGGATGATATGGCAGCAAAAGCTCCACCTGGGGGAGGAACCACAAGGACAG AAACAACTGAAACTGAAATTACTACAACAGAAATAATCAAGCGGAGAGATGTCGGTCCTTATGGGATCCGATCAGAGTACTGTATAAGAAAAATCATTTGTCCCATTGGTGTACCAGAGGCTCCAAAAG AAACTCCAACACCCCAGAGGAAGGGACTGCGATCAAGTGCCCTCAGGCCAAAAAGGCCAGAAACACCCAAGCAAACAGGACCTGTTATAATGGAAACTTGGGTAGCAGAGGAGGAGTTGGAACTGTGGGAGATCAGGGCATTTGCTGAAAG ggtggagaaggaaaaggcaCAGGCAGTTGAACAACAGGCTAAG aaACGGCTGGAACAGCAGAAGCAGATCCCTGCAGGAGGTGTGGTCCCTGCAGCcaccacaggcagcagcactgcaacCACAGTCTCCACACCCCAGAAAGTCGTGGTGGGCCCTCTGACAGGCCCAGTCCCCACGGGAACCAAAGTAGTGCTCACCACTAAAGTGGGGTCTCCAGCTACAGTAACATTCCAACAGAACAAGAATTTCCATCAAACTTTTGCTACTTGGGTTAAGCAAGGCCAGTCTTCAACAG gTGTGGTTCAAGTTCAGCAAAAGGTATTGGGTATCATTCCATCAACTACAGGTGCAAGTCAAACCTTTACTTCATTCCAGCCAAGGACAGCAACTGTAACCATTAGGCCAAACACCACAGGGACATTAGGAACAACAAGCACTTCACAA GTAGTGCAGGGGACACCGCTGCGCCCCGGGATGACCGTGATCCGGACACCGCTGCAGCAGTCCACCCTTGGCAAGACCATCATTCGAACACCTGTAGTGGTGCAACAAG GTCAGACCCAGCAAGTGGTGACTCAGATAATCAGGGGTCAGCCTGTCTCAACAGCAGTTTCTAGCACCAGCACAGCTTCTTCCAGCACTGGGCAGAAAACCATCACAAGTTCTGGAACAGCCCCTCAACAAGCTCAGCCGCAGACCCCAGCACCACCCCCTCGCCCTCAGCAGGGCCAGGTGAAGCTGACAATGGCCCAGCTCACCCAGCTCACGCAAGGGCAG GGTGGCAGTCAAGGCTTAACTGTGGTAATTCAGGGACAAGGTCAAACTACTGGTCAGTTACAATTAATCCCTCAGGGTGTGACTGTAATACCTGGTCCAGGACAGCAGCTTATGCAAGCAGCTATGCCAAATGGGACAATTCAGAGATTTCTGTTCACCCCACTACCAGCAGCTGCTACTACAGCTAGCACAACTACAACCACCGTTTCTACGTCCACCTCGG CTGCGGGGGAAGCGAAGCCGGCTCTGCAGGCGCCTCCGGCACCGGCCGTGCCCGtggggcaggggcagcccccGGGCCAGCCCGGCTCCACGGCACAGCCCGCGGGGGCTCAGCCCCAGGGCGCTCAGCCCCAGGCCCCGAGCCAGCCCGAGCCTCCCGGTGACCCCGCGGCGCCTCCCGAAGCTCAGCCCTCCAAATCTCCGGCTCAGTCTCCAGCCCAGGCTCCGGGGCTCTCTCCAGCGCCAGGCCCGATGCCGCCGCCGCCCACGGGCCTGCCCCCAGGCCAGGCCCAGGCTCAGCATCCAGCTCAGGTGCAAACTCCAACCCGACAACCCAGTCTGATGCGGCCCCACGCTCCCCGGCAAATTCCGGCTCGGCTGCAGCAATCGCAGCCTCGGGTTCAGACCTCGGGCCCAACCCTTGCAAGTACTCAGAGTTTAAATCAGGTTCCTGTGCAGTGCCCAGCTCATCctcagctgcagcttcagcagccTCCAACGAGTGTTACTGCAGTgcctcagctccagcagcaagtGGGAGTCCTGTCTCAGCTGCAGCCCCGTGTTGTGGCTCAGATTCGAGCCCAGCAGGGCAGCGTGCCCCAGGTGCAGCTTCAGTTACCTCTTGAGGTGCAGCACAGTAGCCCAGCACAGGCTCAGCAGATTGCCAGTGTGCTGGCAGTGCAAGCAGCCAGTGCGCAGGAGCAGCTGCGCCGagtccagcagctcagggagcagcagcagaagaaaaagcagcaacagATAGGAATTAAACGTGAGCACACCCTTCAGGCTTCTAATCAAAGTGACATTATCCAGAAACAG GTGGTTATGAAGCAGAATGCTGTCATAGAACATTTGAAACAGAAGAAGACACTGACTCCAGCTGAGAGGGAAGAAAATCAGAG AATGATTGTGTGCAACCAAGTGATGAAATATATTCTGGATAAGAtagacaaagaagaaaaacaggcaGCTAAGAAACGGAAGCGAGAAGAGAGTGTGGAGCAGAAGCGGAGCAAACAGAACGCGACCAAGctctcagctctgcttttcaagcataaagagcagctgaaagctgaaatactgaaaaaaagagCACTTCTGGACAAAGATCTACAGATTGAAGTGCAG GAGGAGCTAAAGAAAGACTTGActaaaattaagaaagaaaaggaaagagcccaggcagcagctgctgcagctgcagccgcagccgccgcggctgccgccgctgccccacCAGCAccgccaccagtgccaccagcaccgccacagctgccagcagccagcgtcacctcctcctcctccaccactGTCCCCGTGCCAGTCTCCTCCCAGAAGAGGAAACGAGAGGAGGAGAAAGATTCCTCAGCTTCCAagtccaagaaaaagaaaatgatttCTACTACCTCAAAGGAAACGAAGAAGGACACAAAGCTTTACTGCATCTGTAAAACGCCTTACGACGAGTCCAA GTTCTATATTGGCTGTGATCTTTGTACTAACTGGTATCATGGAGAATGTGTTGGAATCACAGAAAAGGAGGCTAAGAAAATGGATGTGTACATCTGTAATGAGTGTAAACGGGCACAAgagggcagcagtgaggagTTGTACTGTATCTGCAGAACACCTTATGATGAGTCGCA ATTTTACATTGGCTGTGACCGATGTCAGAACTGGTACCACGGGCGCTGCGTGGGCATCCTGCAGAGCGAGGCAGATCTCATCGATGAGTAcgtgtgtccccagtgccagtcCACAGAGGATGCCATGACTGTGCTCAGTCCACTCACAGATAAAGACTATGAAGGGTTGAGGAGGGTCCTGCGCTCCTTGCAG GCTCACAAGATGGCATGGCCTTTCCTAGAACCAGTAGATCCCAACGATGCCCCAGATTATTATGGTGTCATCAAAGAACCAATGG